GAGCCTGTGTATaacggattaaaaaaaagtatttacaaGGACTGCCGGGATTCTCCGTTCCGTAGGTTGTAAATACTTCTTTGGTCCCTGTAGATTGTTTGCAATTAGTGGTTCGGTAAAGAAAAACGTAAGGGACAACATTgtcattttacacatttaagaGAACAAAAAGATGTGCCTAAACTATGCCTATCACTCTGAATCATGTACTACATCAACAATAATCCAAGTTCACAAAGGCAAAGGAAACACCACATAAGGGGTTAAAACTACATCAAAATCAGTATAAACCGGATAAATGGGCTAAAGGAGCATAAACAAATGATTACAAAGATATGCAGCAAATGTTAGTGAAAGTGTACACTTGTTATATGGGAGCACCTCATCAGCGTCAGAATATGCAGAGAGACAGGAGAGGGTTTGTGGAGCAGACGTGGATGAGGTCGTGTTTGTTGCACTGGGAGTTAATGTCAAGAGGCAcaacaggaggaagaagaacaagaagaagaagaagaagggcaagATTCAGTAGAAGTCCAGATGCTTGCTGTGGCTTTCCGGGTGTTGCTGTGTGTGGTCCAtctttggctgtgtgtgtgtgtgtgtgtgtttgaaatggaGGCTGTGCACGTGCGACTTCAAGCGTCATTCTGCCCAAAAAGGCTGCCCTGCATCTTCAGCTTGTGCatcctgcagaaggagaaaagacaTAAGTGAACCGAAGAGCGTTTTGAAATACATCAACTCGTAATTGACAATAAATAACTGTATTAAGAACTTACAGTTTTTCTTTACGGTTCATTTTGTCTTCTTTAGACTTGACGAAgactccctcttctcctcccctgaCGAGGTAGGCAAACTCTCCGTCCTTAGCGGTGAAGATCACCCTGAGATCACAAAAAAGGGATCAATTTAATCAAATTCCAGACAGAGGTGTCATGTCAAAGGACCGATTCGAGTCCGAGACCAAGGACTCACTTGGACTGGGTCTCCCCTGACTTGATGCGCAGTTTTCGGATGTGGAACTTGCTGCTGCCCCACCAGTCCGACCAGCTGATGATGGTGTCCTTCTCCCAGCGCAGCTTCACGATCATCAGGTCTCCAATGTCCACATCGGTGGTGATGAGGAAGGACAGCGTGGTGTTACCGCTTAGGACTGGCCTGCCGATCGGAAATAAGACACGttacacgtttaaaaaaagctcaGCCGCTCAGTTTGACTGTTCAATAAATACTGTTCAATAAATACTGTGTGGATTTATGTACGTACAAGACAAAGGAAatgccctctttctctccgtgGGTTCCGTACAGAGAAATCTTCATTGGCTGCTCGGTGAAACTCAGTTGGTccttgttgaagagatgcaccTTGACTTGATAGTGAAAAACTACAAGagaaacgagggggggggggggggggggcagagacggGTTCTCAGAAACTGATCCAAGTCACTAAAATCAGTTCAATACTGTCAAAGCACTTATGtaacctctctctcttcatgcgACTGTCACAGTGCTGGATTCAAACATGGATTTGTGCTTAATCCACATgccctcatatatatatatatatatatatatatattatatatatatatatatacacactcatTACAAAAGACCTATTTACAAAGACACTAATCCTTGCACAGGTATATGATTTTAACCTAATTCTTAAATAAACATATCCGTTCATAGTGTACCACACGCATTACCTCAGCATACCCGAGGCGACTATAACACCCAGGAATTTTTCCTTTGTAACTGTGCAAATATGAATTACAGCCACATCCACACtaagccctcacacacactcctcacacACTCCTATCAAGGTGCAAACACTAACTTGAATACAATCCTCGCTAAAGAGCATCAACCTCAGTATTGCTTTCTCgcatcgctttttttttttttttacctttgtatGGACTTATTTCACGAGTCTTGAGGTACATCTTGGCGCTGCGGGTGGAGCGGACCCGGTTGATGTTGTAGCCCAGCGTGTTGCAGCGGTTCTTCCTGCAGCTGAGGCACATGCCCTTGTTGAAGGTCTCTCTGGAGTTGCAGCGGTAGGCCATGGGCTGCTGCTGGGTGTTCAGTAAGGAGTCGATGTACAGGTGGATGGAGCGCTCGTGGGAACATTTGACCAGCTGGTCCATATCTGAAGCAGACAGAGAGCGGACTATAACACACATATATGCCAATGTCCCACAAGGTCATCTCGTTCAGCTGGTAACCAAACGTGACCATCACAAGCAGACGTGTAGCGAGGAACAAACAACAAACGATGCTCAGTGAATACACACTTTGGAGGCCCTTGATGCCTTCCAACGCAATCCCCATCAGTGTGTTCTGGATGTCGCAGCCGGGCTGGAAAGTGCCTCCGTTGGGGTAAATGTCGATGTGGCCCACGGCTCTCTGGATGCCGATGCTGCGGTCCGGGGAGCCCCTGGTGTTGGTGTGCAGGACGTCCACAAACTGAGCGTCTTCTTTGGACAGAGTGTTCCGGTTGTCCGCGTGCTCGAAGGTGGGGCCGGCAGGATCcaggcctaaaaaaaaaaatttttttttaaaatcgaGGCAAATGTTTCTTTGTTGTGCACAAATCTCCATGAAGAACGAGTGTGTACGTTGTAAAAGACACATGAATGCCTCTTACTCTaatgattcttcttcttcttcatttgcaCCTCTGCAGGTTCACTGAAGCAGTAATTATAGGTTGTTAATGGGCTGACAGTACAGAACATACCATTATTCTAAGCAGGTCAGAGAGACATCAAGCTCAATCAACTCGACAGTGAGAAATTGGGGGATTGGACCAGcatgagtgcccccccccccccccccacccccccgactgGTTCAGGGCACACTCACAATACGGGCCTGGAATGAGCCGCTGATTACGTCTCACTGACgggctgttttgtttttacgtGCAGGGGCTGGAGCTCACATTACAGTGTGAAACGGTACGTTTGCCCACATGAATTCACTGGCTGCAGGACTAAAATGAGACATAAATGTGTCTGATGcacttttcagtaaaataactCCATGCTCACACTTTTTTGTCGCGACAGCAGACGTTCCATTGGTTAAATTGACGTTCTCACCTGAGATCCTGCTGATTTTATGGTCCGTGAGGTCTCCGGCGACTCCGGCCACATGTGCTCCCAGACTGTAGCCCAGCAGATGAATCCTCTCCCAGGGCAGCTGCAGCTCTTTCTGTGAGCGAGAAGATGGATCACATGTGCGAGAAGAATGTGTTGACATAACGTTTAAAGTGAATCCCACAGACTTGCTGGAGGGCTTAAAACCAATAGCAGGGCGTTCCTCGAAAAGCACCCTGTCTTAATGGAGTTCGGGTGCATTCCGATATGGGGATTATTTTGAGTAATTGTACGTGTTGCCAAAACACAAACGAAAGACAAGACAAATGAACGCGTTATTTGTGCAaataccctttttttttgcaatacaaTTCCCTAAAAATGTAGTTAAGGCACATCTTCTTTATGATGAGGAGAACATGATCCAGCTGGACACCCGGCGGCCAATGAAAACGCTCACTTGTATCCACGTGACGAACTTGGCCACGTCGCGGCCCACCAGCTTGGTGTAGGCGGCGGACGTCGGGTAGTGCTTGTTGGCGCGGGTGAGCCAGTCCACCACGATCACATTGGCACTGGGCTCTCGCTCGTAGAGAGCGGACACCAGTTTGGGCACCCAGCTCTCAAACATCCCGGTCACCtgtagtaacacacacac
This is a stretch of genomic DNA from Pungitius pungitius chromosome 7, fPunPun2.1, whole genome shotgun sequence. It encodes these proteins:
- the lpla gene encoding lipoprotein lipase translates to MGKENICFLSVWIILGKIFATFSSDPELTTVFDNTTVTGAPPGWITDFTDIVSKFSLRTVDIPDDDMCYIVTGSPETIKQCEFNPETQTFIIIHGWTVTGMFESWVPKLVSALYEREPSANVIVVDWLTRANKHYPTSAAYTKLVGRDVAKFVTWIQKELQLPWERIHLLGYSLGAHVAGVAGDLTDHKISRISGLDPAGPTFEHADNRNTLSKEDAQFVDVLHTNTRGSPDRSIGIQRAVGHIDIYPNGGTFQPGCDIQNTLMGIALEGIKGLQNMDQLVKCSHERSIHLYIDSLLNTQQQPMAYRCNSRETFNKGMCLSCRKNRCNTLGYNINRVRSTRSAKMYLKTREISPYKVFHYQVKVHLFNKDQLSFTEQPMKISLYGTHGEKEGISFVLPVLSGNTTLSFLITTDVDIGDLMIVKLRWEKDTIISWSDWWGSSKFHIRKLRIKSGETQSKVIFTAKDGEFAYLVRGGEEGVFVKSKEDKMNRKEKLMHKLKMQGSLFGQNDA